A region from the Cryptosporangium arvum DSM 44712 genome encodes:
- a CDS encoding helix-turn-helix transcriptional regulator — protein sequence MGAPHDPELVGRGTERRVVAELVDRLPGEGGALVVRGEPGLGKSTLLAEAVRLAGAAGARVLRTTGVESAAPVAFGGLEQLLRPLRDRIDALAPPERSAVHSALGRIDAPVPELFLVALATLNLVADAAPAVVIVEDAQWLDSESADVLAFLARRVELESIVLLAAVRDGYPGPFDDVRALELPPLSGADAAVLLDARFPALSPVARRRVLDEAAGNPLALVELPVALTQLPVGPARLRFRPPTSGPPTSGPPAVAPAGPVGSGPVGSGPVGSGPVAAGPAAMDATNWLRLPERLERAFGARTAGLAPDTLNLLLLAALNASDSLAEVLAAGGPGRTVDDLLPAVRVGLIEFGDGRLRFRHPLVRSAVVQRATAGQRHEAHAALARVLDDDIERRAWHRGASVVGPDEDVAAELDAAGERALRRGGVETAVQAYERAARLSATPARRADRLLRAADLATELGRREDVARLLGQAESLELSDAQRTLAAWISDADDDGIHDLVADVRRQADFAERVAAAGNVDLAMKILYRAAIRCFFAEPGDAVRERLAATAESLSPDPADGRLLAILGHVAPIERGRAIHDHLARAADRAAGDPAVARLVGNAAIALGAFDVGLAMQTTAIAGLRAQGRLALLARATSIQAWCALQVMDLGVAITSAQEAVRLSTETAQPTIALLARSRESLIAAMRGDHDECEQIAGEVERRALPAGVRPVLTMVQLARGASALGVGRYSDAFEHLRRVHDPADPAYHHLTRCFSVGDVVEAAVRSGRNDEARALLVDLEQVGSRTPSPALHINLRYARALMAAEEEPFLIALRADLARWPFARARLLLAYGEWLRRQRRPAEARAHLRAAREAFDALGVVAWGDRARSELRASGETSRGRVARASELLTPQELQIAQMAAEGLTNREIGQKLYLSHRTISTHLHRIYPKLGVTSRGALSAALDGTVR from the coding sequence ATGGGGGCACCGCACGATCCGGAGCTGGTCGGGCGGGGCACGGAGCGGCGGGTCGTCGCCGAGCTGGTCGACCGGCTCCCGGGCGAGGGCGGCGCGCTCGTGGTCCGGGGTGAGCCGGGGCTGGGCAAATCGACGTTGCTGGCCGAGGCGGTGCGGCTGGCCGGGGCCGCGGGCGCCCGGGTGCTGCGGACGACCGGCGTCGAGTCGGCGGCGCCGGTGGCGTTCGGCGGGCTGGAGCAGCTGCTGCGCCCGCTGCGCGACCGGATCGACGCGCTGGCCCCGCCGGAGCGGTCGGCGGTGCACTCCGCGCTCGGGCGGATCGACGCGCCGGTGCCCGAGTTGTTCCTGGTCGCGCTGGCGACGCTGAACCTGGTGGCGGACGCCGCCCCGGCGGTCGTGATCGTCGAGGACGCGCAGTGGCTGGACTCGGAGAGCGCGGACGTGCTCGCGTTCCTCGCCCGGCGGGTGGAGCTCGAATCGATAGTGCTGCTGGCCGCGGTCCGCGACGGGTATCCGGGGCCGTTCGACGACGTGCGTGCGCTGGAGCTCCCGCCGCTCTCCGGCGCGGACGCGGCCGTGCTGCTGGACGCGCGGTTCCCGGCGCTGTCGCCGGTGGCGCGCCGGCGCGTGCTGGACGAGGCGGCCGGTAACCCGCTGGCGCTCGTCGAGCTGCCGGTCGCCCTGACCCAGCTCCCGGTCGGCCCGGCCCGCCTCCGCTTTCGCCCGCCCACGTCCGGCCCTCCCACGTCCGGCCCGCCCGCGGTGGCTCCGGCCGGGCCGGTCGGGTCGGGGCCGGTCGGGTCGGGGCCGGTCGGGTCGGGGCCGGTCGCGGCGGGACCGGCGGCGATGGACGCGACCAACTGGTTGCGGCTGCCCGAGCGGCTCGAGCGGGCCTTCGGCGCCCGCACCGCGGGGCTGGCGCCGGACACGCTGAACCTGCTGCTGCTGGCCGCGCTCAACGCCAGCGACTCGCTCGCCGAGGTGCTCGCCGCCGGCGGCCCCGGGCGCACCGTCGACGATCTGCTGCCGGCCGTCCGGGTCGGACTCATCGAGTTCGGCGACGGCCGGCTGCGCTTCCGGCACCCGCTCGTCCGCTCCGCGGTCGTGCAGCGCGCCACCGCCGGGCAACGCCACGAGGCCCACGCGGCGCTGGCCCGGGTACTCGACGACGACATCGAGCGGCGCGCCTGGCACCGCGGCGCGTCGGTCGTCGGCCCGGACGAGGACGTCGCCGCCGAGCTGGACGCCGCCGGCGAGCGGGCGCTGCGCCGCGGCGGGGTCGAGACCGCGGTGCAGGCCTACGAGCGCGCCGCCCGGCTGAGCGCCACCCCGGCCCGGCGCGCGGACCGGCTGCTGCGCGCCGCCGACCTGGCGACCGAACTGGGCCGGCGCGAGGACGTCGCCCGCCTGCTCGGTCAGGCCGAGTCGCTCGAACTCTCCGACGCCCAGCGCACGCTGGCCGCCTGGATCTCCGACGCCGACGACGACGGCATCCACGACCTGGTCGCCGACGTGCGCAGACAGGCCGACTTCGCCGAACGCGTCGCCGCCGCCGGGAACGTCGACCTGGCGATGAAGATCCTCTACCGGGCCGCGATCCGGTGCTTCTTCGCCGAACCCGGCGACGCCGTCCGCGAGCGCCTCGCCGCGACCGCCGAGAGCCTCAGCCCCGACCCCGCCGACGGGCGGCTGCTGGCGATCCTCGGCCACGTCGCCCCGATCGAGCGCGGCCGGGCGATCCACGACCACCTGGCCCGGGCGGCCGACCGCGCGGCCGGCGACCCGGCCGTGGCCCGCCTGGTCGGGAACGCCGCGATCGCGCTCGGCGCGTTCGACGTCGGGCTGGCGATGCAGACGACGGCGATCGCCGGGCTGCGGGCGCAGGGACGGCTGGCCCTGCTGGCCCGCGCGACGAGCATTCAGGCCTGGTGCGCGCTGCAGGTGATGGACCTGGGGGTGGCGATCACCAGCGCTCAGGAGGCCGTCCGGCTCTCCACCGAGACCGCGCAGCCGACCATCGCGCTGCTGGCCCGCTCGCGCGAATCGCTCATCGCCGCGATGCGCGGTGACCACGACGAGTGCGAGCAGATCGCCGGGGAGGTCGAACGCCGTGCCCTGCCGGCCGGTGTCCGCCCGGTGCTGACGATGGTGCAGCTGGCCCGGGGCGCGTCGGCCCTCGGCGTCGGACGGTACTCGGACGCGTTCGAGCACCTGCGCCGCGTCCACGACCCGGCCGACCCCGCCTACCACCACCTCACCCGCTGCTTCTCGGTCGGCGACGTCGTCGAGGCCGCGGTGCGCAGCGGACGCAACGACGAGGCCCGCGCGCTGCTCGTCGACCTGGAGCAGGTCGGGTCGCGCACCCCGTCACCGGCGCTGCACATCAACCTGCGCTACGCCCGGGCGTTGATGGCGGCCGAGGAGGAACCGTTCCTCATCGCGCTGCGCGCCGACCTCGCGCGCTGGCCGTTCGCCCGGGCCCGCCTGCTGCTGGCCTACGGCGAGTGGCTGCGCCGCCAGCGCCGCCCGGCCGAGGCACGGGCCCACCTGCGCGCGGCCCGGGAGGCGTTCGACGCGCTGGGCGTGGTCGCCTGGGGTGACCGGGCGCGCTCGGAGCTGCGCGCCTCGGGGGAGACGAGCCGTGGGCGGGTGGCCAGGGCGAGCGAGCTGCTCACCCCGCAGGAGCTGCAGATCGCGCAGATGGCGGCGGAGGGCCTCACCAACCGCGAGATCGGACAGAAGCTGTACCTCTCGCACCGGACGATCAGCACGCATCTGCACCGGATCTACCCCAAGCTCGGCGTCACCTCCCGGGGAGCGCTCTCCGCCGCCCTGGACGGCACCGTCAGGTGA
- a CDS encoding TetR/AcrR family transcriptional regulator gives MTGPRELRRRRRVATSREQILDTAEELFGDHGYRATSLQRVAERCEFSVGALYQFFRSKEELLQAVMYRRGPALFADMRAAVAPGVGGLVAVVDAIGAFFDRYPSYGRLTIRLASPGEDTPRELSPSGEGFSGAMALFADILRDGQAAGEVRPGDPAALAEVASSLMTAYLRDREGLPAPEFREILAAAFGA, from the coding sequence ATGACCGGTCCGCGGGAGCTGCGGCGCCGCCGCCGGGTGGCGACCAGCCGGGAGCAGATCCTGGACACCGCCGAGGAGCTGTTCGGCGACCACGGGTACCGGGCGACGAGCCTGCAGCGCGTGGCCGAGCGCTGCGAGTTCTCGGTCGGCGCGCTGTACCAGTTCTTCCGCAGCAAGGAGGAGCTGCTGCAGGCGGTCATGTACCGCCGCGGTCCGGCGCTGTTCGCCGACATGCGCGCCGCCGTCGCACCCGGCGTCGGTGGTCTGGTCGCGGTGGTCGACGCGATCGGTGCGTTCTTCGATCGCTACCCCTCCTACGGGCGGCTCACGATCCGGCTGGCCTCGCCGGGGGAGGACACCCCGCGCGAGCTCAGCCCGTCCGGTGAGGGCTTCTCCGGCGCGATGGCGTTGTTCGCCGACATCCTCCGCGACGGGCAGGCCGCGGGGGAGGTGCGGCCGGGCGATCCGGCGGCGCTCGCCGAGGTGGCGTCGAGCCTGATGACCGCCTACCTGCGTGACCGCGAGGGTCTCCCGGCCCCGGAGTTCCGCGAGATCCTCGCCGCCGCCTTCGGGGCGTGA
- a CDS encoding TetR/AcrR family transcriptional regulator, with amino-acid sequence MPLSPRELRRQHRVATSREQILDTAEELFGDQGYRATSLQQVAERCEFSVGALYQFFRNKEELLRAVMERRGLVQLAEMRAAGDLLGLVDTIVAFHRRYPAFGRLSARVYSAGSDAPAGYHVFEANYRVAMDLYAAVITAGQRAGTVRAGNPQALARLLSSMVSAYHRVDPALAGAGPTLAEADFRQIVARAFAA; translated from the coding sequence GTGCCTCTCAGCCCACGAGAACTCCGGCGGCAGCACCGCGTGGCGACGAGCCGGGAGCAGATCCTGGACACCGCCGAGGAGCTGTTCGGCGACCAGGGGTACCGCGCGACGAGCCTCCAGCAGGTGGCCGAGCGCTGCGAGTTCTCGGTGGGGGCGCTGTACCAGTTCTTCCGCAACAAGGAGGAGCTGCTGCGCGCGGTGATGGAGCGGCGCGGGCTGGTGCAGCTCGCCGAGATGCGCGCCGCCGGTGACCTGCTGGGGCTCGTCGACACGATCGTGGCGTTCCACCGCCGGTACCCGGCTTTCGGCCGGTTGTCGGCGCGCGTCTACTCCGCCGGTTCCGACGCCCCGGCCGGGTACCACGTGTTCGAGGCGAACTACCGGGTCGCGATGGACCTCTACGCGGCCGTCATCACCGCGGGGCAGCGGGCCGGCACCGTCCGCGCCGGCAACCCGCAGGCGCTGGCCCGGCTGCTGTCGAGCATGGTGAGCGCCTACCACCGCGTCGACCCGGCGCTGGCCGGCGCGGGCCCGACGCTCGCCGAGGCGGACTTCCGGCAGATCGTCGCCCGGGCGTTCGCGGCATGA
- a CDS encoding ferredoxin, giving the protein MRAAVDARACMGHALCHFVAPDVYDLDELGHVVPPGPIPAARQRDAEEGAAACPERAISVVAD; this is encoded by the coding sequence ATGCGCGCCGCGGTCGACGCGCGGGCGTGCATGGGCCACGCGCTGTGCCACTTCGTCGCGCCGGACGTCTACGACCTCGACGAGCTGGGCCACGTGGTGCCGCCGGGGCCGATCCCGGCCGCCCGGCAACGCGACGCCGAGGAGGGCGCCGCGGCGTGCCCCGAGCGGGCGATATCGGTAGTGGCAGACTGA
- a CDS encoding mycofactocin-coupled SDR family oxidoreductase yields MGRLDGKVAFVTGAARGQGRSHAVRLAEEGADIVAVDLCRDIGTVDYPLATPEDLAETVRQVEALDRRIVARAADTRDPAALRAVLAEGVAELGHLDVVVANAGIAPMSGRPKLQAWSDVIDVNLIGSINTMQAALPHLGAGASIIATGSIAAMISNETSGNPGGDPGGTGYMWAKRTLASYVHELGRTVIPRNIRVNAVHPTNCNTDMLHSRPMYRAFRPDLENPTREQAEEIFPTMQGFAVPYVEPGDISAMVVFLASDESRYVTGMQMRVDAGAYLKLYDWHV; encoded by the coding sequence ATGGGACGTCTGGACGGCAAGGTCGCGTTCGTGACCGGGGCGGCCCGGGGGCAGGGCCGCAGCCATGCGGTGCGGCTGGCCGAGGAGGGCGCGGACATCGTCGCGGTGGACCTCTGCCGGGACATCGGCACGGTCGACTACCCGCTCGCCACCCCCGAGGACCTCGCCGAGACCGTGCGTCAGGTCGAGGCCCTCGACCGCCGGATCGTGGCGCGCGCGGCCGACACCCGGGATCCGGCCGCGTTACGCGCGGTGCTGGCCGAGGGCGTCGCCGAGCTGGGCCACCTGGACGTCGTCGTCGCCAACGCCGGGATCGCACCGATGTCCGGCCGGCCGAAGCTGCAGGCCTGGTCGGACGTGATCGACGTGAACCTGATCGGGTCGATCAACACGATGCAGGCCGCGTTGCCGCACCTCGGCGCGGGCGCCTCGATCATCGCGACCGGCTCGATCGCCGCGATGATCTCGAACGAGACGTCCGGCAACCCCGGCGGTGATCCCGGTGGCACCGGCTACATGTGGGCCAAGCGGACGCTCGCGAGCTACGTCCACGAACTCGGCCGCACCGTGATCCCGCGCAACATCCGGGTCAACGCGGTGCACCCGACCAACTGCAACACGGACATGCTGCACAGCCGTCCGATGTACCGGGCGTTCCGTCCCGACCTGGAGAACCCCACCCGGGAGCAGGCCGAGGAGATCTTCCCGACGATGCAGGGCTTCGCCGTGCCCTACGTCGAGCCGGGCGACATCTCGGCGATGGTCGTGTTCCTCGCGTCCGACGAGTCGCGTTACGTCACCGGCATGCAGATGCGTGTCGACGCCGGGGCGTACCTCAAGCTCTACGACTGGCACGTCTGA
- a CDS encoding aldehyde dehydrogenase family protein, producing the protein MSLLIDGALVGASDGAEFENVNPATEEVIGVAPDATPTDAENAISAARRAFDTTTWATDPAFRRRCLIQLQDALRTEADALRETVIAESGTPRFTTHITQLDGPIDYLSHYIGLLGDYPFERELPVKDIFGSPTRRTVRREAAGVVAAITPWNFPVYLNLAKASAALAAGCTVVLKPAPETPWSATELGRIVAERTDVPPGVFNVLTTASVDVATLLTTHPAVDHVTFTGSTVTGRRVMANAAPTVKRVTLELGGKSAAVVLPDADLAAAVGSVVFGVCVHAGQGCVLLTRLLVPRSRLAEAEEIAVATLAGIPWGDPQDPSNIMGPLISARQKERVLSYYALGREDSRLLAGGGAPDRPGYFVEPTLFSDVDPNSRLAQEEVFGPVVAIIPYSSVDEAVAIADGTPYGLSAGVFGADEERAMAVARRLRTGTVGVNGAQWFDPESPFGGYKQSGVGREWGTEGLEDFLEIKTIARPGGR; encoded by the coding sequence GTGAGCCTGTTGATCGACGGCGCGCTCGTCGGCGCCTCCGACGGCGCCGAGTTCGAGAACGTGAACCCGGCGACCGAAGAGGTCATCGGGGTCGCCCCCGACGCCACGCCCACCGACGCCGAGAACGCGATCTCGGCGGCGCGGAGGGCCTTCGACACCACCACCTGGGCCACCGATCCCGCCTTCCGGCGCCGGTGCCTGATCCAGCTGCAGGACGCACTGCGCACCGAAGCCGACGCCCTGCGCGAGACCGTGATCGCGGAGTCCGGGACGCCGCGCTTCACCACGCACATCACGCAGCTCGACGGCCCGATCGACTACCTGTCGCACTACATCGGACTGCTCGGCGACTACCCGTTCGAGCGGGAACTCCCGGTCAAGGACATCTTCGGCAGCCCCACCCGGCGGACGGTCCGGCGTGAGGCGGCCGGCGTGGTCGCGGCGATCACCCCGTGGAACTTCCCGGTGTACCTGAACCTCGCGAAGGCCTCCGCCGCGCTCGCGGCCGGCTGCACGGTGGTGCTCAAGCCCGCGCCCGAGACGCCGTGGAGCGCGACCGAGCTGGGCCGGATCGTCGCCGAGCGGACCGACGTCCCGCCGGGCGTGTTCAACGTGCTGACGACGGCGTCGGTGGACGTGGCCACGCTGCTCACCACCCATCCCGCCGTGGACCACGTGACGTTCACCGGATCGACCGTGACCGGGCGGCGGGTGATGGCGAACGCGGCCCCGACGGTGAAGCGGGTGACGCTCGAGCTGGGCGGCAAGTCCGCCGCGGTCGTGCTGCCCGACGCCGACCTGGCCGCGGCCGTCGGAAGCGTCGTCTTCGGGGTGTGCGTGCACGCCGGTCAGGGCTGCGTGCTGCTGACCCGGCTGCTGGTGCCGCGCTCCCGTCTGGCCGAGGCGGAGGAGATCGCGGTCGCGACGCTCGCCGGGATCCCGTGGGGCGACCCGCAGGACCCGTCGAACATCATGGGGCCGCTGATCAGCGCGCGTCAGAAGGAACGGGTGCTCTCCTACTACGCGCTCGGGCGCGAGGACTCCCGGCTGCTCGCCGGGGGAGGCGCCCCGGACCGGCCCGGCTACTTCGTCGAGCCGACGCTCTTCAGCGACGTGGACCCGAACTCCCGGCTGGCGCAGGAGGAGGTGTTCGGGCCGGTCGTCGCGATCATTCCGTATTCGTCGGTCGACGAGGCCGTCGCGATCGCCGACGGCACCCCGTACGGCCTGTCCGCCGGGGTGTTCGGCGCCGACGAGGAGCGCGCGATGGCGGTGGCCCGCCGGCTGCGTACCGGCACGGTCGGCGTCAACGGCGCGCAGTGGTTCGACCCGGAGTCGCCGTTCGGCGGCTACAAGCAGAGCGGCGTCGGCCGCGAGTGGGGCACCGAGGGCCTCGAGGACTTCCTCGAGATCAAGACGATCGCTCGTCCGGGAGGTCGATGA
- a CDS encoding cytochrome P450: MTTTDPRPEITLDVHGVEFRDTVYTTYDELRGRCPVAWSTENGGFWALTDYESVFDATRDDDLFTSTPGVNIPFHAGESGAGLAAILPPIHTDPPLTGAMRSLTARFLSPARAEAMIPEIRAIADELIDEFVESGEADLVAQLTTPLPARVILRLLGWDEKPWPDWVRVIHTFIHGDEYGMTRDEATEQVTNLIFAELGRRDEAVTDDLVGSILNGTVDGRPLGVEEQFGYLLLLLFGGMDTTSGLTGNSLLRLIERPELKQRLIEHPETMRLATEEFLRHGSPTQGLARTVSRDADWHGVRLAEGDRALLLWAAANRDPKAFAEPAEIDLERWPNRHMAFGVGQHRCLGSNHARVMFRVMIEQILTRLPDFAPAGEAVRFGDASAVYAVKELPVRFTPGERVS; the protein is encoded by the coding sequence ATGACGACGACCGATCCGCGTCCGGAGATCACGCTCGACGTCCACGGCGTCGAGTTCCGGGACACGGTCTACACGACCTACGACGAGCTGCGCGGCCGGTGCCCGGTCGCCTGGTCGACCGAGAACGGCGGGTTCTGGGCCCTGACCGACTACGAGTCGGTGTTCGACGCCACCCGCGACGACGACCTGTTCACCTCGACGCCGGGCGTCAACATCCCGTTCCACGCCGGGGAGAGCGGCGCGGGCCTGGCCGCGATCCTGCCGCCGATCCACACCGACCCGCCGCTGACCGGCGCGATGCGGTCGCTCACCGCGCGGTTCCTGTCGCCGGCCCGGGCCGAGGCGATGATCCCCGAGATCCGCGCGATCGCCGACGAGCTGATCGACGAGTTCGTCGAGTCCGGTGAGGCCGACCTCGTCGCGCAGCTCACCACGCCGCTGCCGGCCCGGGTGATCCTGCGCCTGCTGGGCTGGGACGAGAAGCCCTGGCCCGACTGGGTGCGGGTGATCCACACGTTCATCCACGGCGACGAGTACGGGATGACGCGCGACGAGGCGACCGAACAGGTCACGAACCTGATCTTCGCCGAGCTCGGGCGGCGCGACGAGGCCGTGACCGACGATCTCGTCGGCAGCATCCTGAACGGCACCGTGGACGGGCGCCCGCTCGGCGTCGAGGAGCAGTTCGGGTATCTGCTGCTGCTGTTGTTCGGCGGCATGGACACCACGAGCGGTCTCACCGGCAACTCGCTGCTGCGCCTGATCGAGCGCCCCGAGCTCAAGCAGCGGCTGATCGAGCACCCCGAGACCATGCGTCTGGCCACCGAGGAGTTCCTGCGCCACGGCAGCCCCACCCAGGGCCTGGCCCGCACGGTGAGCCGCGACGCGGACTGGCACGGCGTCCGGCTGGCCGAGGGCGACCGGGCGCTGCTGCTCTGGGCCGCGGCCAACCGTGACCCGAAGGCATTCGCGGAGCCGGCCGAGATCGACCTGGAGCGCTGGCCCAACCGGCACATGGCGTTCGGCGTCGGCCAGCACCGGTGCCTCGGGTCCAACCACGCGCGGGTGATGTTCCGCGTGATGATCGAGCAGATCCTGACCCGGCTGCCCGACTTCGCGCCGGCCGGGGAAGCGGTCCGCTTCGGCGACGCGTCCGCGGTGTACGCGGTGAAGGAGCTGCCGGTGCGGTTCACCCCCGGGGAGCGTGTGTCGTGA
- a CDS encoding alpha/beta fold hydrolase encodes MSPSAVVVDRREFTVHVGDVPLSGLMAIAPEARSTIVAVHGAVARGTYFDGRAPGQSLVETAVALGHTVLALDRPGYGASGEFVRGSSRSERAALYCAAVREALARHGATGPRLVVSHSAGAAQAAVLVTGGLEGVVGWELCGSGLRHAPVDFSSGPAPRHAHTGDSIRDLIWGAEELYPPGGMNTGFRRGDSIRAEPGDAEAWQRELPSVAARVRVPVRLTFGELDRIWDHTPEATTELAATFTRAPRVVTNLQPGAPHNMSLAHAARAYHLGVLAFAEQCLLGAESRDRLG; translated from the coding sequence ATGTCGCCGTCGGCCGTGGTCGTCGACCGTCGGGAGTTCACCGTCCACGTCGGAGACGTGCCGCTGTCCGGCCTGATGGCGATCGCACCGGAGGCCCGTTCGACGATCGTGGCCGTGCACGGTGCGGTAGCACGCGGCACCTACTTCGACGGACGCGCTCCCGGTCAGTCCCTGGTCGAGACGGCCGTGGCCCTGGGGCACACCGTGCTCGCGCTGGACCGCCCGGGGTACGGGGCTTCCGGTGAGTTCGTCCGCGGCTCGTCGCGTTCCGAACGCGCGGCCCTGTACTGCGCCGCGGTCCGGGAAGCGCTGGCCCGGCACGGCGCGACGGGTCCGCGGCTGGTCGTCTCGCACTCGGCCGGCGCCGCGCAGGCCGCCGTGCTGGTGACCGGAGGGCTCGAGGGCGTCGTCGGCTGGGAGCTGTGCGGGAGCGGGTTGCGTCACGCTCCGGTGGACTTCTCCTCCGGGCCGGCACCACGGCACGCGCACACCGGAGACTCCATCCGGGACCTGATCTGGGGTGCGGAGGAGCTGTACCCGCCCGGTGGAATGAACACCGGATTCCGGCGCGGCGACTCGATCCGCGCGGAGCCGGGCGACGCCGAGGCGTGGCAACGGGAGCTCCCGTCGGTGGCCGCCCGGGTCCGCGTCCCGGTCCGGCTGACCTTCGGGGAGCTCGACCGGATCTGGGATCACACGCCGGAGGCGACGACGGAGCTCGCCGCCACGTTCACCCGCGCGCCCCGGGTGGTGACGAACCTGCAGCCGGGCGCGCCCCACAACATGAGCCTGGCCCACGCCGCGCGGGCGTACCACCTGGGCGTGCTGGCGTTCGCCGAGCAGTGCCTCCTCGGGGCCGAAAGCCGCGATCGCCTGGGCTAA
- a CDS encoding amidohydrolase family protein, translating to MLPKDAKIISVDDHVIEHPRVFLDRLPAKWQDEAPRIVKLPDGNDTWIYEGRQSGNFALNAVAGKHPREFGMDPRSYDDMLPGCYDIAQRIKDMDVEGVWAQLCFPNFGGFAGSTFQIAKDKELAEACIVAYNDFILDEWCAYAPDRQIPLVMVPFWDVEASVREIERTAAKGARSVTFLEAPHKVGLPSYHTDHWDRIFAVCEEASLPLSLHFGSGGMPKGLAKDGDFFIGIALFGINSMMATVDLLISEVFYKFPGLKVALSEGGIGWIPYILERTDYSWGRHKYWTGVNPDKRPSELFREHIYGCFIADEAGLALRHSIGVDNIMFESDYPHSDSNWPHTRKLLEDALADVPDDEARKIVETNARTLYRFPG from the coding sequence ATGCTTCCCAAGGACGCGAAGATCATCTCGGTCGACGACCACGTCATCGAGCACCCGCGGGTGTTCCTCGACCGGCTGCCGGCGAAGTGGCAGGACGAGGCCCCGCGCATCGTGAAGCTGCCCGACGGCAACGACACCTGGATCTACGAGGGCAGGCAGTCGGGCAACTTCGCGCTCAACGCGGTGGCCGGCAAGCACCCGCGCGAGTTCGGGATGGACCCGCGCAGCTACGACGACATGTTGCCGGGCTGTTACGACATCGCGCAGCGCATCAAGGACATGGACGTCGAGGGTGTCTGGGCGCAGCTGTGCTTCCCGAACTTCGGCGGGTTCGCCGGCAGCACGTTCCAGATCGCCAAGGACAAGGAGCTGGCCGAGGCCTGCATCGTCGCCTACAACGACTTCATCCTCGACGAGTGGTGCGCCTACGCGCCCGACCGGCAGATCCCGCTGGTGATGGTGCCGTTCTGGGACGTCGAGGCCTCGGTGCGGGAGATCGAGCGCACCGCGGCGAAGGGCGCCCGGTCGGTGACGTTCCTGGAGGCACCGCACAAGGTGGGGCTGCCGAGCTACCACACCGACCACTGGGACCGGATCTTCGCCGTCTGCGAGGAGGCGTCCCTCCCGCTGTCGCTGCACTTCGGCTCGGGCGGCATGCCGAAGGGCCTGGCCAAGGACGGCGACTTCTTCATCGGCATCGCGCTGTTCGGCATCAACTCGATGATGGCGACGGTCGACCTGCTGATCTCCGAGGTGTTCTACAAGTTCCCGGGCCTCAAGGTGGCGCTCTCCGAGGGCGGCATCGGCTGGATCCCGTACATCCTGGAGCGCACCGACTACTCGTGGGGCCGGCACAAGTACTGGACCGGCGTGAACCCCGACAAGCGGCCGTCGGAACTGTTCCGCGAGCACATCTATGGCTGCTTCATCGCCGACGAGGCCGGGCTCGCACTGCGCCACTCGATCGGCGTCGACAACATCATGTTCGAGAGCGACTACCCGCACTCCGACAGCAACTGGCCGCACACCCGCAAACTGCTGGAGGACGCGCTCGCCGACGTACCCGACGACGAGGCCCGCAAGATCGTCGAGACCAACGCGCGCACGCTCTACCGGTTCCCGGGGTGA